A part of Bacteroidia bacterium genomic DNA contains:
- a CDS encoding helix-turn-helix domain-containing protein, producing MKKRMPVKQKHRTFTGSNGSEKAKIALAALQERQTLSEIVQEYGVHPNQVSQWKKQALVVVSGFEDQRKSDRESKAQEDLVNDLHQQIGLLTVERDKFFDARFNFKLRALEELLGPIYLQLIRSKITLRGYQGNDAYREKILKQCNETIRGLLLEKGHLIPVELLPYAEQFISHYDEWLQHYHKTRETQDQTEVTHLFTHNFPHDAETAFRKKYEAYRKELGIEGSLGEAVSLSTQQEAAAVAEKKE from the coding sequence ATGAAAAAGAGAATGCCAGTGAAGCAAAAACACAGAACATTCACTGGGAGCAATGGGAGCGAGAAGGCAAAGATTGCCCTGGCGGCGTTGCAAGAACGTCAGACTTTGTCGGAAATCGTGCAGGAGTATGGGGTGCACCCCAATCAGGTGAGTCAATGGAAAAAGCAGGCCCTGGTGGTGGTGAGTGGCTTTGAGGATCAGCGAAAATCGGATCGTGAGTCGAAAGCGCAGGAAGATCTGGTCAATGATTTGCACCAACAGATCGGCCTGCTCACTGTAGAGCGGGACAAGTTTTTTGATGCCCGCTTCAACTTCAAGCTCCGGGCGCTGGAGGAGCTGCTGGGGCCAATCTACCTGCAATTGATCCGGAGCAAAATCACCCTCAGGGGCTATCAAGGCAACGATGCCTACCGCGAGAAAATCCTCAAGCAGTGCAATGAAACCATTCGCGGGCTGCTGCTGGAAAAAGGCCATCTCATCCCGGTGGAGTTGCTTCCTTACGCTGAGCAGTTTATCAGCCATTACGATGAATGGCTGCAGCATTATCATAAAACCAGGGAGACACAGGATCAAACTGAGGTAACGCATCTGTTTACCCACAACTTTCCTCACGACGCCGAAACTGCCTTTCGGAAAAAGTATGAGGCCTACCGGAAAGAACTCGGGATCGAAGGATCGCTGGGGGAGGCAGTTTCACTGAGCACGCAGCAGGAGGCGGCAGCTGTGGCAGAAAAGAAAGAGTAG
- a CDS encoding SpvB/TcaC N-terminal domain-containing protein codes for MQQPANTKAASSQASSSGEASNSFFLETPQISLPKGGGALKGIDEKFQVNPVNGTASVSLPLPFSPGRNGFMPAIGLSYNSGAGNGIFGLGWDLGFPSIQRKTDKLLPRYLEGEQEDIFLLSGAEDLVPFLVEDQGNWVRDERQEGGYTVRRYRPRIEGGFARIEQISHPQNGMWWKVTSRDNMVTFYGKNPEYRIADPADPGRVFQWLPELSFDDKGNCVFYAFKAEDGVGYGSDLQDANRFEENGKPRFTNRYLKRVYYSPKASFRPNMSQPEGLYETVNPAPDSFLMELVLDYGEHGNLPESIEGNAQVYYEDTQQTWPTRHDAFSSYRSGFDIRTARLCQRVLMFHHFDDLGAVPCLVSSLDLRYRDWQAQPGPGEGQKLEVTYLVSGAIRKYVRTAPGTSYRYRALPPLEFAYQELQWNTEVSTVSKEDAANAPAGLTSGYFFTDLYNEGISGIFTEQGEGWFYKENLGGGKFTPAQPVLSKPAMTGIAAGVLQLQDLEADGRKQIVVSSPGVNGYFELKDDRSWEPFRAFEQVANIDLRDPYTRLLDLNGDGKPEIVITEEQVFTWYPSAGIRGYNAPEKTLKPFDETQGPAIVFSDPEQRIFLADMSGDGLTDIVRIRNGEICYWPNLGYGRFGRKVTMAGSPWFDAQDLFNPAYLQLADVSGTGATDLIYLGQGRFHAWLNLSGNAWSEPCEITPFFDTTLPSQISVTDFLGNGTACLVWSSPLPEYAETPIRYIDLMGGKNPHILTSYKNNLGAETRWEYKSSTHFYLEDKKAGKPWGTRLPFPVQVVSRVTVTDKWRKTTFSTQYSYHHGYFDHAEREFRGFGRVEQTDVEDFGVFAAGNSASPYITDDQTLYQPPVKTITWFHTGAFLSRDRILNQFEQEYFRPNGGSFYENQLPEPDLEAASLSATEYREALRACKGMTLRSEVYELGVDDAGHVTDQRVKYFSAAFHNCHIQRLQPQGPNPYAVFLATESEAITYHYELALQNGQPAADANPRIAHSLILKTDELGNALQTLAVAYPRWESADFDDPLFPNGSVKLIQGVQAEMHIAYTESRFTADIDQPTTYRLRMPAEVLSYELTGVKPQPGNRYFRLDALRQYQFSQVYLSDTQVPIGVEELAYHLLPDPQKVKVQKRLVERVRMLYFQQDLVNPLPLGEHGPLGLPYETYKIALTEGLLQDVLGDKLPTLENPGESRSSMLDRVLPLGGYHKMDGDWWIRSGIAGFQPDAAAHFYLPERYTDPFGAVTTLAYDPLDLYIKSSLDPLGNKVEVPAFDFRVLAPLEMKDPNGNRSEVEYDVLGIPARMALKGKGDEADSLTVAPAALTLAEVAAFFTDPYDEARARSLLREATAYHVYYFGETLGADGKVSYAQHPACAASILRERHHKASLADGVVSPLQIAFEYSDGSGQVIATKVQAEPDPNAGANAPLRWITNGRTVLNNKGNPVKQYEPYFTPLHSFEGDPDASGVTATIYYDAAGRTVRTEMPDGTYSRVEFSPWFFRAWDANDTVLEPGNAWYAAFSTGTTAQQEAAAKAAIHANTPAETHTDSLGREVVAIVHNKQDGLEEKHLTYTKLDAEGKPLWLRDARGNYVMVYARVQNPADFQDMAMASDYVPAYDLAGNLLFQHSNEAGDRWMLPDSTGQPLYVWDENEYAGALEKRLIRTEYDALSRPTRQWLGINGGAEKEISRITYGESLPTPEDKNLRGQAVISLGPEGRTEAVKFDFKGNLLKSRRQLLAKADVHTMDWSGYVEGAPGYLSTEVFVQRTEYDALSRMTRLYNWHRAGTTPAVYTPTYNRRGVLESETLSVNGPAATQAIQRIEYNAKGQRTLLRLGNGTNTHYTYDPNTFRLTRLHTSPPLGGPGLLQDLHYTYDPVGNITQIEDKAQDTIFFRNRQVKPVQAYEYDALYRLITASGRENARNTYPGPGTYPFGPIDTVIPGSSALRKYTQYYTYDPAGNFTEMRHFANSGNWTRTYETDPKSNRLLRTWQSGDEINAVTYQYDTHGSMLNFSGSIAQHRWDYRDMIHTLNLGGGGNAYYQYDAGKQRTRKYIVRNNNEYWERIYLGGYELYRRYVGGVVTEETETHHLFADEQRVLIVEDVRTPSAQPTASQLYRYQYSNHLGSAALELNADADIISYEEYHPYGTTAYQAQNQMIKAETKYYRYSGKERDKETGLHYFGARYAVPWLGRWLSIDPLIKKYPYISPYNFTLNNPIRVIDPNGADVYVLLYTSGNKRGDEMFKSAALTRGNNLQYAIDPAKDEIFVGEIADISLVGDYLDEINRIKRKTSGKITELSIWSHAGTDGPTGTREASKNPIDKNQMSLQGWADIYVDWANNGIGAKANFFGCNTSSFAENISNLSSFHNVEVAGQYTSSFPSRFTDFRLNSEDGADNFVISENIGLLGQIYYEFQATYLVSGVERLDDLQGVARHKAIGMEVYKNGKSIDSRFQEGTPAPSSVRSMPDNKVESVRLGAPMRIIIGFTEAQFPIKRVEVSPRFAPGYLNLTPMFGQ; via the coding sequence ATGCAACAGCCCGCCAACACCAAAGCAGCTTCCTCCCAGGCATCATCGTCCGGGGAGGCTTCCAACTCCTTCTTCCTGGAGACTCCGCAGATCTCGCTGCCCAAGGGCGGCGGGGCGCTGAAGGGAATCGATGAGAAGTTCCAGGTGAATCCCGTCAACGGGACGGCATCGGTAAGCCTGCCGCTGCCGTTCTCGCCGGGGCGCAACGGGTTCATGCCCGCCATCGGACTGAGCTACAATTCCGGCGCTGGCAATGGCATCTTCGGGCTGGGCTGGGACCTCGGCTTTCCGTCTATCCAGCGGAAGACAGACAAGCTGCTGCCCCGCTATCTCGAAGGGGAGCAGGAGGACATTTTCCTCCTCAGTGGAGCAGAAGACCTGGTGCCCTTCCTCGTAGAGGATCAAGGCAACTGGGTGCGGGATGAAAGGCAGGAAGGCGGCTACACCGTCCGCCGCTACCGCCCCCGGATTGAAGGAGGCTTTGCCCGCATCGAGCAGATTTCCCATCCCCAGAACGGGATGTGGTGGAAGGTGACCTCCCGGGACAACATGGTCACCTTTTACGGAAAAAACCCTGAATATCGGATTGCCGACCCCGCCGATCCCGGCAGGGTATTCCAATGGCTGCCCGAACTGAGTTTCGACGACAAGGGCAATTGTGTCTTCTACGCGTTCAAAGCAGAAGACGGCGTTGGCTATGGGAGCGACTTGCAGGATGCCAATCGTTTTGAGGAAAACGGCAAGCCCCGCTTCACCAACCGCTACCTCAAGCGGGTGTACTACAGCCCTAAAGCTTCTTTCAGGCCGAACATGAGCCAGCCAGAAGGCCTGTACGAGACTGTCAACCCGGCACCTGACAGCTTCCTGATGGAACTGGTCCTGGACTACGGCGAGCACGGAAACCTGCCAGAAAGCATTGAGGGTAACGCACAGGTTTATTATGAAGATACTCAGCAGACATGGCCGACCCGGCACGATGCTTTTTCCAGTTATCGCTCCGGTTTTGACATCCGCACCGCACGGCTCTGCCAGCGGGTGCTGATGTTTCACCACTTTGATGACCTTGGAGCTGTGCCCTGCCTCGTCAGCTCGCTGGACCTGCGCTACCGTGACTGGCAAGCCCAGCCCGGGCCGGGCGAAGGCCAGAAGCTGGAAGTTACCTATCTGGTTTCCGGGGCTATCCGCAAGTATGTCCGGACAGCGCCGGGCACCTCATACCGCTACCGCGCACTTCCGCCCCTGGAGTTTGCTTATCAGGAACTGCAATGGAACACGGAGGTAAGCACTGTCAGCAAAGAAGATGCAGCCAATGCACCTGCGGGGCTTACCTCGGGCTACTTTTTCACGGACCTCTACAACGAGGGCATCTCCGGCATCTTCACAGAGCAGGGAGAAGGCTGGTTTTACAAAGAAAACCTCGGCGGTGGCAAGTTTACGCCAGCCCAGCCCGTGCTGAGCAAGCCTGCCATGACGGGAATAGCCGCCGGGGTGCTGCAACTGCAAGACCTGGAGGCCGATGGCAGAAAACAGATTGTGGTCAGCAGCCCCGGGGTGAACGGCTATTTTGAGCTGAAAGACGACCGGAGCTGGGAGCCTTTCCGCGCATTTGAGCAGGTGGCCAATATTGACCTCCGAGACCCATATACTCGCTTGCTCGACTTAAATGGCGATGGCAAACCGGAAATTGTCATTACCGAAGAACAGGTCTTTACCTGGTACCCATCAGCTGGGATTCGGGGATACAACGCACCTGAAAAAACGCTTAAGCCCTTCGACGAAACGCAAGGTCCGGCCATTGTTTTCTCCGATCCCGAGCAGCGCATCTTCCTGGCCGATATGAGCGGCGACGGCCTCACCGACATCGTCCGCATCCGCAACGGCGAGATCTGCTACTGGCCCAACCTTGGCTATGGCCGTTTTGGCCGCAAGGTTACCATGGCCGGCAGCCCCTGGTTTGATGCGCAGGACCTCTTCAACCCCGCCTACCTGCAACTGGCCGACGTCAGCGGCACAGGCGCAACGGACCTGATCTACCTCGGGCAGGGGCGCTTCCACGCCTGGCTCAACCTCAGCGGCAATGCCTGGTCTGAGCCCTGCGAGATTACGCCGTTTTTCGACACCACCCTGCCCAGCCAGATTTCCGTAACCGATTTCCTGGGCAACGGCACGGCCTGCCTCGTCTGGTCCTCTCCCCTGCCTGAATATGCCGAAACCCCCATCCGCTACATAGACCTGATGGGCGGCAAAAACCCGCATATCCTCACTTCCTACAAAAACAACCTCGGCGCCGAAACCCGCTGGGAATACAAAAGCTCCACCCATTTTTACCTGGAAGATAAAAAAGCCGGGAAGCCCTGGGGCACCCGGCTGCCCTTCCCGGTGCAGGTGGTCAGCCGGGTGACGGTAACAGACAAGTGGCGCAAGACCACGTTCAGCACCCAGTACAGCTACCATCACGGCTACTTCGACCACGCAGAGCGCGAGTTTCGCGGCTTCGGGCGGGTGGAGCAGACCGATGTGGAAGATTTCGGCGTATTTGCCGCTGGCAATAGTGCCAGCCCCTACATTACCGACGACCAAACCCTGTACCAGCCGCCGGTCAAGACCATTACCTGGTTTCATACCGGCGCTTTCCTCAGCCGCGACCGCATCCTGAACCAGTTTGAGCAGGAGTATTTCCGGCCCAATGGCGGCAGTTTTTATGAAAACCAACTGCCGGAGCCTGACCTGGAAGCCGCCAGCCTGAGCGCGACCGAATACCGCGAGGCCCTGCGCGCCTGCAAGGGCATGACGCTGCGCAGTGAGGTCTATGAACTGGGCGTGGACGATGCGGGCCACGTAACCGATCAGCGGGTAAAATACTTCTCCGCCGCATTTCACAACTGCCACATCCAGCGCCTGCAGCCCCAGGGGCCCAATCCCTATGCCGTTTTTCTCGCGACCGAGAGTGAGGCCATTACCTACCACTACGAACTCGCGTTGCAGAACGGGCAGCCAGCAGCCGATGCCAATCCGCGCATCGCCCATAGCCTGATCCTCAAGACCGACGAGCTCGGCAATGCCCTGCAAACCCTCGCCGTCGCCTACCCGCGCTGGGAATCCGCCGATTTTGACGATCCGCTGTTTCCCAACGGATCCGTAAAGCTGATTCAGGGCGTTCAAGCCGAAATGCATATCGCTTATACCGAAAGCCGCTTTACAGCAGACATCGACCAGCCAACAACCTATCGCCTGCGCATGCCAGCAGAGGTTCTCAGCTATGAGCTGACAGGCGTGAAACCACAGCCAGGGAATCGCTATTTCCGGCTCGATGCACTGCGGCAGTATCAGTTCAGCCAGGTGTACCTGTCTGATACACAGGTACCGATCGGGGTAGAAGAACTGGCCTACCACTTGCTCCCAGACCCCCAGAAGGTGAAGGTGCAAAAGCGCCTGGTGGAGCGGGTGCGCATGCTGTATTTCCAGCAGGATCTCGTCAACCCCTTGCCTCTGGGCGAGCATGGCCCCTTAGGCCTCCCCTACGAAACCTACAAAATCGCGCTGACGGAAGGGTTGTTGCAAGACGTTTTGGGTGACAAACTGCCGACGCTGGAAAACCCGGGCGAGAGCAGGTCTTCCATGCTCGACCGCGTGCTGCCCCTGGGCGGCTACCACAAAATGGACGGTGACTGGTGGATACGCTCCGGCATTGCCGGTTTCCAGCCCGATGCCGCCGCGCATTTTTACCTGCCCGAACGCTATACCGACCCCTTCGGCGCTGTAACGACCCTGGCCTACGACCCGCTGGACTTGTATATCAAAAGCAGCTTGGATCCGTTGGGCAATAAGGTGGAAGTGCCGGCTTTCGACTTCCGCGTCCTGGCACCGCTGGAGATGAAGGACCCCAACGGTAACCGGTCGGAGGTGGAATACGATGTGCTGGGCATCCCGGCGAGGATGGCCCTGAAAGGCAAAGGCGACGAGGCGGATTCCCTCACCGTAGCGCCTGCCGCCCTCACCCTTGCCGAAGTGGCCGCCTTTTTTACAGACCCCTACGACGAGGCCAGGGCCCGCAGCCTGCTCAGGGAGGCCACTGCCTACCACGTGTATTACTTCGGCGAAACCCTCGGCGCAGACGGGAAGGTCAGCTACGCCCAACACCCCGCCTGCGCGGCAAGCATCCTGCGCGAGCGGCACCACAAAGCCTCATTGGCTGACGGGGTAGTCAGCCCCCTCCAGATTGCCTTCGAATACAGCGACGGCAGCGGCCAGGTGATCGCCACCAAAGTGCAGGCTGAGCCCGATCCCAATGCTGGTGCTAACGCTCCCCTGCGCTGGATCACCAACGGCCGCACCGTGCTCAACAACAAGGGCAATCCCGTCAAGCAATACGAGCCGTATTTCACCCCCTTGCACAGCTTCGAGGGGGACCCGGACGCGTCAGGCGTTACGGCGACGATCTACTACGACGCCGCTGGCCGCACGGTTCGTACCGAAATGCCCGACGGCACCTACAGCCGGGTGGAGTTTTCGCCCTGGTTTTTCCGCGCCTGGGATGCCAATGACACCGTGCTGGAACCTGGAAATGCCTGGTATGCAGCCTTCTCGACCGGCACGACTGCCCAGCAAGAGGCCGCTGCCAAAGCAGCGATCCACGCCAACACCCCCGCCGAAACCCATACCGACAGCCTGGGCCGCGAGGTAGTGGCCATCGTCCACAACAAGCAGGATGGCCTGGAAGAAAAACACCTCACCTACACCAAACTCGACGCTGAGGGCAAGCCTCTCTGGCTGCGGGATGCGCGCGGAAATTATGTGATGGTCTATGCCCGCGTGCAAAACCCGGCGGATTTTCAGGACATGGCGATGGCAAGCGATTATGTGCCCGCCTACGACCTCGCTGGCAACCTGCTCTTCCAGCACAGCAACGAGGCTGGCGACCGCTGGATGCTGCCCGACAGCACAGGGCAGCCCCTGTATGTCTGGGATGAAAATGAATATGCCGGGGCACTGGAAAAGCGCCTGATACGTACGGAATACGATGCCCTGAGCCGCCCAACCCGCCAATGGCTCGGGATCAATGGCGGGGCAGAGAAAGAAATCAGCCGCATTACCTATGGCGAAAGCCTGCCCACTCCCGAGGACAAGAACCTGCGCGGGCAGGCGGTCATCTCCCTCGGCCCGGAAGGCCGCACGGAAGCGGTGAAGTTTGACTTTAAAGGCAACTTGCTGAAAAGCCGCCGACAACTGCTGGCCAAGGCCGACGTGCATACCATGGACTGGAGCGGCTATGTGGAAGGAGCGCCAGGCTATCTCTCCACCGAGGTGTTCGTGCAGCGCACCGAATACGATGCCCTGAGCCGCATGACCCGGCTGTACAACTGGCACAGAGCAGGTACCACGCCTGCGGTGTACACCCCCACCTATAACCGCCGGGGCGTGCTGGAAAGCGAAACCCTATCCGTAAACGGGCCTGCGGCGACCCAAGCCATCCAGCGCATCGAATACAATGCCAAAGGGCAGCGCACCCTGCTGCGCCTGGGCAACGGCACCAACACCCACTACACCTACGACCCGAATACCTTCCGCCTTACCCGGCTCCATACCAGTCCGCCGCTCGGTGGTCCAGGCCTGTTGCAAGACCTGCACTACACCTACGACCCTGTGGGCAATATCACCCAGATCGAAGACAAGGCGCAGGACACCATTTTTTTCCGAAACAGACAGGTGAAACCTGTACAAGCCTATGAATATGACGCGCTGTACCGGCTCATAACAGCCTCCGGGCGGGAAAATGCCAGGAATACTTATCCCGGACCGGGTACTTATCCTTTCGGCCCGATTGATACCGTCATCCCCGGCAGCAGCGCCCTGCGAAAATACACCCAGTACTACACCTACGACCCGGCGGGCAACTTCACCGAGATGCGCCACTTCGCCAATAGCGGCAACTGGACCCGGACCTACGAGACCGACCCCAAGAGCAACCGCCTCCTGCGTACCTGGCAGAGCGGCGACGAAATAAACGCTGTAACCTACCAGTACGACACCCACGGCTCCATGCTCAACTTCAGCGGCAGCATAGCCCAGCACCGCTGGGACTATCGCGACATGATCCATACCCTGAACCTCGGCGGGGGCGGAAACGCTTATTACCAGTACGACGCCGGTAAGCAGCGCACCCGGAAATACATCGTGCGCAATAATAACGAATACTGGGAGCGCATCTACCTCGGCGGCTATGAACTATACCGCCGCTATGTGGGCGGCGTAGTGACCGAAGAAACCGAAACCCACCACCTCTTTGCCGACGAGCAGCGGGTGCTGATCGTGGAGGATGTACGCACCCCCTCGGCTCAGCCGACTGCAAGCCAGCTCTACCGCTACCAGTACAGCAACCACCTGGGCTCTGCCGCCCTGGAGCTGAATGCCGATGCCGACATCATCTCCTACGAGGAGTACCACCCCTACGGCACCACGGCCTACCAGGCACAGAATCAGATGATAAAAGCCGAAACAAAGTATTATAGATACTCTGGAAAAGAAAGAGACAAAGAAACGGGATTGCATTATTTTGGTGCAAGATATGCGGTACCTTGGCTTGGAAGGTGGCTAAGTATTGATCCCTTAATTAAAAAATATCCTTACATTAGTCCTTATAATTTCACTTTAAATAACCCTATAAGAGTAATTGATCCCAATGGGGCAGATGTATACGTATTACTTTATACCTCTGGAAATAAGAGAGGTGATGAGATGTTTAAATCCGCAGCTTTAACAAGAGGAAACAATCTTCAATATGCCATAGATCCAGCCAAAGATGAAATATTTGTTGGAGAAATAGCAGATATTTCACTAGTTGGGGATTATTTAGATGAAATAAATAGAATAAAAAGAAAGACATCTGGCAAAATAACTGAATTGAGTATCTGGTCTCATGCGGGGACAGATGGGCCTACTGGAACCAGAGAAGCTTCTAAAAATCCAATAGATAAAAACCAAATGAGCCTACAGGGTTGGGCAGATATTTATGTGGACTGGGCGAATAACGGAATAGGAGCAAAAGCAAATTTTTTCGGTTGCAATACTAGTTCGTTTGCTGAAAATATTTCTAATCTATCCTCCTTCCATAATGTAGAAGTTGCAGGACAATATACATCTTCGTTTCCTTCCAGGTTTACAGACTTTAGATTAAATTCAGAAGATGGGGCTGATAACTTTGTAATAAGCGAAAACATAGGGCTGCTGGGTCAGATTTATTATGAGTTTCAAGCAACCTACTTAGTAAGCGGTGTTGAAAGATTGGATGATTTGCAGGGAGTAGCACGACATAAAGCAATCGGAATGGAGGTCTATAAAAACGGGAAATCAATTGACTCTAGATTTCAGGAAGGCACACCTGCACCTAGCTCGGTCAGGTCTATGCCTGATAATAAGGTTGAGAGTGTTCGACTTGGCGCCCCTATGCGAATAATTATTGGTTTCACCGAAGCGCAGTTCCCTATTAAAAGGGTTGAAGTGTCCCCCCGTTTTGCACCTGGATACTTGAACTTGACCCCAATGTTTGGACAATAA
- a CDS encoding transcription termination/antitermination NusG family protein → MYSRAKAEIVAAENLRALGIAAYVPTRREPSKTGKNWLKIPLFPSYVFIEAGPERLRDIEKVTQISRFVQIGKEYARLTPKDLVKIKAADYSEEPVTVEQSQLIIGKQVEIQNGAFIGLTGVVVDPSRNNKVYLLIEGLRCYVSVESAELRYRILSQE, encoded by the coding sequence TTGTATTCAAGAGCTAAGGCCGAAATTGTTGCAGCAGAGAACCTCAGAGCGCTGGGAATCGCTGCTTACGTGCCTACCAGGCGGGAGCCAAGCAAAACCGGAAAAAACTGGCTGAAAATCCCTTTGTTTCCCAGCTATGTGTTTATTGAAGCTGGCCCTGAGCGATTGCGGGATATTGAAAAAGTGACCCAGATCTCCCGCTTTGTCCAAATTGGCAAGGAGTATGCCCGGCTTACTCCTAAAGACCTTGTAAAAATCAAGGCCGCTGATTACTCAGAAGAACCTGTGACAGTAGAACAGTCACAACTGATCATTGGCAAGCAGGTAGAGATTCAAAACGGGGCATTCATCGGTTTGACAGGAGTCGTCGTTGACCCAAGCCGGAACAACAAGGTCTATCTGCTGATTGAAGGGCTTCGCTGCTATGTTTCTGTGGAATCTGCCGAACTGCGCTACCGGATCTTGTCGCAGGAGTAA